One Pseudoalteromonas sp. UG3-2 DNA window includes the following coding sequences:
- a CDS encoding L-threonylcarbamoyladenylate synthase: MSQFFHIHPDNPQPRLIRQAADIIEQGGVVVLPTDSGYAIGCALGNKQAKERIERIRGIEKHHNFTLLCRDLSELSTYARVDNQMFRMIKNNTPGPYTFIFKGTKEVPKRLLNEKKKTIGIRVTDNPITCALLEALAEPMMSCSLILPDEQFTEADPDDIRMRLDKLVDLIIHGGILMEQATTVVDLSEDEPQVLRRGCGDTTPFE; the protein is encoded by the coding sequence ATGAGTCAATTTTTCCATATTCATCCAGATAACCCGCAACCGCGATTAATTCGCCAAGCGGCCGACATTATTGAACAAGGAGGCGTGGTGGTGTTGCCAACGGACTCCGGCTATGCCATTGGCTGTGCACTTGGCAATAAACAAGCGAAAGAGCGCATCGAGCGGATCCGTGGCATTGAAAAACACCATAACTTCACTTTATTGTGCCGCGATCTTTCTGAGCTTTCGACCTATGCTCGAGTCGATAACCAAATGTTCAGGATGATTAAAAATAATACTCCAGGACCGTACACGTTTATTTTCAAAGGCACCAAAGAAGTACCAAAGCGGTTGCTGAATGAGAAGAAAAAAACCATTGGCATCCGGGTGACTGACAACCCCATTACTTGCGCTCTGCTAGAAGCATTGGCAGAGCCTATGATGTCGTGTTCACTGATTTTACCCGATGAGCAATTCACCGAAGCGGATCCTGACGACATTCGTATGCGCCTAGACAAGCTGGTCGACCTCATCATTCATGGTGGTATTTTAATGGAACAAGCCACCACAGTGGTGGACCTATCTGAAGATGAGCCACAGGTACTGCGTCGCGGATGTGGTGATACCACGCCATTTGAATAA
- a CDS encoding segregation and condensation protein A, producing MSDAAQQKLPLAFLHGEAMIEKPEDLYIPPEALEVILDTFEGPLDLLLYLIKRHKLDILELPIFSITQQYVKYVELMKDMQLELAGEYLVMAALLAQIKSRMLLPKHEELEEEEDPRAELVRRLQEYEQFKKAAERLDELPRVERDIFVAHALVDERLDTSEAPPELELRELVVALSEVMARAKTFEHHHISAEALSTRERMTTILQTLKQAGKPVQFAQLFTLEEGRSGVVVTFIAMLELIKEQLIDCIHGEIESKQAGAALYLHLKG from the coding sequence ATGAGTGATGCGGCGCAACAGAAGCTTCCGTTGGCTTTTCTGCATGGCGAGGCCATGATTGAAAAGCCGGAGGATCTTTATATTCCGCCTGAAGCCTTAGAGGTTATTCTCGATACCTTTGAAGGCCCGCTAGATCTTCTCTTATATTTAATTAAACGCCATAAGCTGGATATTTTAGAGCTGCCCATTTTCAGCATAACCCAGCAATACGTTAAGTATGTCGAGCTAATGAAAGACATGCAGTTGGAGTTGGCTGGTGAGTATTTAGTGATGGCGGCACTGCTTGCGCAGATAAAGTCCAGAATGTTACTGCCGAAGCACGAAGAGCTTGAGGAAGAAGAAGACCCTCGCGCCGAACTGGTAAGAAGATTACAAGAGTATGAGCAATTCAAAAAAGCCGCGGAGCGCCTCGACGAGCTACCTCGTGTAGAGCGGGATATTTTTGTTGCCCATGCCTTAGTTGACGAGCGCCTTGATACCTCTGAAGCGCCTCCTGAACTGGAACTGCGAGAGCTGGTGGTGGCGTTATCTGAAGTGATGGCTCGGGCAAAAACGTTTGAGCATCACCACATTAGCGCAGAAGCATTATCTACGCGCGAACGCATGACCACGATTTTGCAAACATTAAAACAGGCCGGTAAGCCGGTGCAATTTGCACAATTATTTACCCTAGAAGAAGGCCGCAGTGGCGTGGTAGTGACCTTTATTGCCATGCTCGAGCTTATTAAAGAGCAACTGATTGATTGTATTCATGGTGAAATTGAAAGCAAACAAGCAGGTGCCGCGCTTTACCTGCATTTAAAAGGTTAG
- the scpB gene encoding SMC-Scp complex subunit ScpB, which translates to MKRRVSDEQLEELIEAAIFVADKPLSKKRLKETVLADISASAQRIDAALGRLVNHYQTRGVRLVEVGTGYRFQACPSLSPWLSKLWHEKAPKYSRATLETLALIAYRQPITRGEIEQVRGVTVSSNIIKSLTEREWIKVVGHKEVPGKPALYATTKQFLDYFSLTGLGELPNLPEQHNEKIDQLLNDPSVREPSE; encoded by the coding sequence ATGAAAAGAAGAGTGAGCGATGAGCAATTAGAAGAGCTTATTGAAGCTGCTATTTTTGTTGCCGACAAGCCATTATCAAAAAAACGCCTAAAAGAAACCGTACTTGCCGATATAAGCGCATCCGCACAGCGAATTGATGCTGCGCTAGGACGTTTAGTTAACCATTATCAAACTCGCGGGGTACGCTTGGTTGAAGTGGGCACTGGGTATCGCTTTCAGGCGTGTCCTAGCTTGAGTCCTTGGCTGAGTAAATTATGGCATGAAAAAGCACCGAAATACTCGCGTGCCACTTTGGAAACACTGGCTTTAATAGCCTATCGTCAACCGATCACTCGGGGCGAAATTGAGCAAGTGCGGGGAGTAACCGTCAGTTCAAATATTATCAAAAGTCTTACCGAGCGCGAGTGGATAAAAGTAGTGGGGCACAAAGAGGTACCTGGAAAACCGGCATTGTATGCAACAACAAAACAATTTTTAGATTATTTTTCATTGACGGGGCTAGGAGAGTTGCCAAACTTACCTGAGCAACATAATGAAAAAATTGACCAGTTATTAAATGATCCTTCTGTGAGAGAACCATCTGAATGA
- the rluB gene encoding 23S rRNA pseudouridine(2605) synthase RluB translates to MSEKLQKVLARAGVGSRREMEKYIESNRVSVDGKVAKLGDRVEETSVIRVDGHIVKIEQQQERICRVLMYHKPEGELCTRKDPQGRRTVFDRLPKLEGDRWIAIGRLDINTSGLLLFTNDGELANRLMHPKYEVEREYSARVFGEVTNQTLRTLTKGVELDDGPAKFLKIKPMGGEGLNKWFNVTLTEGRNREVRRLWQSQEVEVSRLIRIRYGKLELSKRLPQGGWEELKLEDVNYLRKSVSLRPETQTKLSVMPEKRKDKRAKINKIRKAVKKHNQRVKTPKRK, encoded by the coding sequence ATGAGTGAAAAGTTACAAAAAGTATTAGCACGAGCTGGAGTTGGCTCAAGACGTGAAATGGAAAAGTACATTGAGTCCAATCGCGTCAGTGTTGATGGTAAAGTGGCCAAGTTAGGCGATCGAGTTGAAGAAACGTCGGTGATCCGTGTTGATGGCCACATTGTTAAGATCGAGCAACAGCAAGAGCGTATTTGTCGTGTGCTGATGTACCATAAGCCTGAAGGGGAGCTTTGTACACGCAAAGACCCACAGGGCAGAAGAACGGTATTTGATCGCTTACCTAAATTAGAGGGCGATCGTTGGATTGCCATTGGCCGCCTAGATATTAACACCTCTGGCTTGCTGTTGTTTACCAACGATGGTGAACTGGCGAACCGCTTAATGCACCCTAAATATGAGGTTGAGCGGGAGTACTCGGCGCGAGTATTTGGTGAAGTGACGAACCAAACTTTACGCACTTTAACCAAGGGAGTTGAATTAGATGATGGACCTGCGAAGTTCCTAAAAATTAAACCCATGGGCGGTGAGGGCTTAAACAAATGGTTTAACGTGACACTGACTGAAGGTCGTAACCGTGAAGTAAGACGTTTATGGCAGTCGCAAGAAGTGGAAGTATCGCGCCTTATTCGAATTCGCTATGGCAAGTTAGAGCTTAGTAAGCGTCTACCTCAAGGGGGCTGGGAAGAGCTGAAACTGGAAGACGTAAACTATTTAAGAAAGTCAGTGTCATTGCGTCCTGAAACCCAAACTAAGTTGTCAGTCATGCCTGAAAAACGCAAAGATAAGCGGGCGAAAATCAATAAAATCCGCAAGGCAGTGAAAAAACACAATCAAAGGGTAAAAACGCCAAAGCGTAAGTAA
- a CDS encoding YciK family oxidoreductase, producing MQTYQAPENALANKTILITGAGDGIGRVAALTYAKYGATVILLGKTTSKLEAVYDEIVAAGYPQPAIVPMDLRGATKQHYRDLAATVEQQFGKLDGLLNNASILGSLGPLEHFCSSTFENIMKVNVTAQAMITKALFPVMRKAPHASIIFTSSGVGRKGREFWGAYAISKFATEGMMQTWAEEVGKTNIRINCINPGATRTSMRASAFPGEDKEKLKTPEQLMPTYLYLMSDDSIAVNGESLDAQTY from the coding sequence ATGCAGACTTATCAAGCGCCCGAAAACGCTCTTGCAAATAAAACCATTTTAATTACCGGCGCCGGTGATGGTATCGGCCGTGTTGCCGCATTGACCTACGCCAAATACGGTGCGACGGTTATCTTACTGGGTAAAACCACCAGCAAACTCGAGGCCGTGTACGATGAAATAGTTGCTGCCGGTTATCCGCAGCCTGCCATAGTGCCAATGGACTTACGTGGTGCCACGAAGCAACATTACCGTGACTTGGCCGCTACGGTTGAGCAACAGTTTGGGAAACTTGATGGGCTGTTAAATAACGCATCTATTCTTGGCTCTTTGGGTCCTTTAGAGCACTTTTGTTCATCCACCTTTGAAAACATCATGAAGGTGAATGTCACCGCACAGGCCATGATCACCAAAGCGTTATTTCCAGTGATGAGAAAAGCGCCACACGCGTCTATTATTTTCACCTCTTCCGGCGTTGGCCGCAAAGGCCGTGAGTTTTGGGGCGCGTATGCTATTTCGAAGTTTGCCACTGAAGGCATGATGCAAACCTGGGCTGAAGAAGTGGGCAAAACCAATATCCGTATTAACTGCATTAATCCTGGGGCGACTCGCACCAGCATGCGTGCTTCGGCTTTCCCAGGTGAAGATAAAGAAAAGTTGAAAACGCCTGAACAATTAATGCCGACGTATTTGTATTTAATGTCGGATGACTCCATTGCCGTTAACGGTGAGTCGTTAGACGCGCAAACCTACTAA
- a CDS encoding VolA/Pla-1 family phospholipase, with product MKKMLLSLAVSAALAGCGGGETLEDVKNESTPVTPTMSVKFDPSAGVISVPNDILLSGTQDGTLNLPDERLGETDGDGNPLVTRASYADPGIVLGALDGWSTQMPYAIDFTTPNGLRIDPQSVMTPGSVRIFEVEMGGPLQTDAECADIPSGIACKPVAELEFGPEGDFVAMANGTGNGIVVVPIKPLKPETTYITVLTNGLKDSSGQSVEASSTYTLLRQSESLVTDTQKTLQAVIGSYETAVAAFGSVSKEEIIYSAAMTTQSTGAGLTGAKALLAQSAATQQNPVLTVPQQPTITVADALTGKVPDAVLPAFRSVRLLQGQINLPQYLAKPQNKDISALADTYWQALCDSPVTLAGYAAQGGQLPPVAEGEDQTCANLPVPEGVSNFRSIGVDKQRFITKYNPFPKQQWLANVPVQITMPADESTRPEGGWPVVIMQHGITSKKEDMLGLTLSLTQAGFATVAIDHPMHGARGIDVDGDGTDDFNASTGSVLSYMNLTSLLVARDNLKQSAADLLGLRLGLNFINQASGGQVNFNTQSVSFLGHSLGSIVGPSFLSMANAPLNPQLDPLFKVESAALASGGSGIANFLIESKSFGPFVQGSVLSAAGNLISNSFNSYLQEGALADCSAVAADQSKYLPCAFTSFKTSLEAAGDTASLAAIDATVNQFAFASQTTLGSADPLNYAPMVRAQQTPVYMSVVTGGVDGNAADLVIPPTTERSVLSGSLPLAAVMGLQPASETQMTQAPSSYVVKFSQGHHSSILTTGFQAEAGGTAAGHAAASMEMQKQVATFLKSKGLLLPISNPDVVAN from the coding sequence ATGAAAAAAATGCTACTCTCACTCGCAGTATCAGCTGCGCTAGCTGGCTGTGGAGGCGGTGAAACGTTAGAAGACGTAAAGAACGAATCAACTCCTGTTACCCCAACCATGTCGGTTAAGTTTGACCCATCAGCTGGGGTGATCTCTGTACCCAATGATATCTTACTATCCGGCACCCAAGATGGCACCTTAAACCTGCCTGATGAACGCTTAGGAGAAACTGACGGTGATGGTAATCCGTTGGTAACCAGAGCAAGTTATGCCGATCCGGGCATTGTACTTGGTGCATTAGACGGTTGGTCTACGCAAATGCCATACGCGATTGACTTCACTACGCCAAATGGTCTCAGAATTGACCCACAAAGTGTGATGACACCAGGCTCCGTTAGAATATTTGAAGTTGAAATGGGCGGTCCTTTACAAACCGATGCAGAATGTGCCGATATTCCGTCAGGCATTGCATGTAAACCAGTGGCAGAGCTTGAGTTTGGCCCAGAAGGTGACTTTGTCGCCATGGCTAATGGTACAGGTAATGGCATTGTGGTAGTACCGATTAAACCACTTAAGCCGGAGACCACTTACATCACTGTGTTAACCAATGGCTTAAAAGATTCCAGTGGACAAAGCGTAGAAGCGTCGTCTACTTATACGTTACTGCGCCAATCTGAGTCGCTCGTTACCGACACACAAAAGACGTTACAGGCCGTGATCGGCAGTTATGAAACGGCGGTGGCTGCTTTCGGTTCGGTATCGAAAGAAGAAATTATTTACAGTGCGGCTATGACCACACAGTCAACGGGTGCAGGCCTTACAGGTGCTAAAGCGCTATTAGCGCAATCTGCTGCAACCCAGCAAAACCCAGTACTTACGGTGCCGCAGCAGCCTACTATCACAGTGGCTGATGCACTTACAGGCAAGGTGCCTGATGCCGTATTACCCGCATTTCGCAGTGTGCGTTTACTGCAAGGGCAAATCAATTTGCCGCAGTACTTAGCCAAACCACAAAACAAAGATATTTCAGCTCTAGCCGACACCTATTGGCAAGCGCTTTGCGACAGCCCGGTAACACTTGCTGGATATGCAGCACAAGGCGGTCAATTACCGCCGGTAGCTGAAGGTGAAGATCAAACCTGTGCTAATTTACCGGTGCCGGAAGGGGTATCAAACTTTAGAAGCATTGGCGTGGATAAACAACGTTTTATCACTAAATACAACCCATTTCCTAAGCAACAATGGCTTGCTAATGTGCCAGTGCAAATCACTATGCCAGCAGATGAATCTACACGCCCTGAAGGCGGTTGGCCGGTGGTGATTATGCAACATGGCATCACCAGTAAAAAAGAAGACATGCTAGGGTTAACGCTGTCGTTGACTCAGGCTGGTTTCGCTACCGTGGCAATTGACCACCCAATGCATGGTGCCCGTGGCATTGATGTTGACGGTGATGGCACGGACGACTTTAATGCATCAACAGGTAGTGTACTGTCTTACATGAACCTCACTTCATTGCTGGTTGCTCGTGATAACCTGAAACAGTCTGCAGCCGATTTGTTAGGTTTACGTTTGGGACTTAACTTCATCAACCAGGCCTCTGGTGGGCAAGTTAACTTTAATACCCAATCGGTGAGCTTTCTTGGTCATTCATTAGGTTCTATCGTTGGTCCAAGCTTCTTGTCTATGGCTAATGCACCGCTGAATCCGCAGCTTGATCCATTATTTAAGGTAGAATCAGCAGCCCTTGCCAGTGGCGGCTCTGGTATTGCTAATTTCCTAATTGAATCTAAGTCGTTTGGTCCGTTTGTCCAAGGTTCAGTGCTGAGTGCAGCGGGTAACCTAATCTCTAATTCATTCAATTCCTACTTGCAAGAAGGGGCTTTGGCAGATTGTAGCGCGGTGGCGGCTGATCAAAGTAAATACCTACCTTGTGCATTCACTAGCTTTAAAACAAGCCTAGAGGCGGCAGGAGATACGGCATCACTGGCGGCCATTGATGCCACGGTTAATCAGTTTGCTTTTGCTTCGCAAACCACCCTTGGCAGTGCCGACCCATTAAATTACGCACCTATGGTACGTGCTCAGCAAACGCCTGTTTACATGAGTGTGGTCACTGGTGGTGTGGATGGTAATGCCGCTGATTTGGTTATCCCACCTACCACTGAGCGCAGTGTTTTATCGGGAAGCTTACCTTTGGCAGCTGTGATGGGCTTACAACCAGCTAGTGAAACTCAAATGACGCAAGCGCCCAGCAGTTATGTGGTGAAGTTCTCACAAGGTCATCATAGCTCGATCCTAACCACTGGTTTCCAGGCGGAAGCAGGTGGTACTGCAGCCGGGCATGCAGCAGCGTCGATGGAAATGCAAAAGCAAGTTGCAACCTTCTTGAAATCTAAGGGGTTATTATTGCCAATCTCGAACCCTGACGTAGTTGCAAACTAA
- the sohB gene encoding protease SohB, protein MAFLFEYGLFLAKTVTIVFGIAAVIVLIVGASQKPKSKKGEIEVTDLSETLNLSKQTFLEQTLDKKALKLLNKEQQKADKEKGKDQDSQKNVFFIEFNGSMDAHEVSSLREEINAILTIADKDKDQVVVALESGGGVVHGYGLGASQLARVKQAGIPLTVCVDKVAASGGYMMACVADKIIAAPFAIIGSIGVIAQIPNFNRLLKKNNVDFEMVTAGEYKRTLTLFGENTDKGREKFKEEIEQTHGLFKQFVADNRSQVAIEQVATGEHWFGTQAMSLNLVDEVSTSDDLLLSLNQEHQLYKVKYKAKQGVAEKLGLQFGQAFERVSIRALSKLNSSKY, encoded by the coding sequence TTGGCATTTTTGTTTGAATATGGGCTATTTTTGGCCAAAACAGTCACCATTGTATTTGGCATCGCCGCAGTGATTGTCTTAATTGTTGGCGCCAGCCAAAAACCGAAGTCGAAGAAAGGTGAGATCGAGGTCACGGACTTAAGCGAAACATTGAACTTGTCAAAACAGACCTTTCTGGAACAAACTCTGGATAAAAAAGCATTAAAACTGCTGAACAAAGAACAACAAAAAGCAGACAAAGAAAAAGGCAAAGACCAGGATTCACAGAAAAATGTCTTCTTTATAGAGTTTAATGGCAGCATGGATGCCCATGAAGTCAGCAGCCTTAGAGAAGAAATTAATGCCATTTTAACCATTGCTGATAAAGACAAAGATCAAGTGGTGGTTGCGCTCGAAAGTGGCGGTGGTGTTGTTCATGGTTATGGCCTTGGTGCGTCACAATTAGCTCGAGTTAAGCAAGCGGGTATCCCACTTACCGTTTGTGTTGATAAAGTCGCTGCCAGTGGCGGATATATGATGGCCTGTGTGGCAGATAAAATTATTGCTGCGCCGTTTGCGATCATTGGCTCCATCGGTGTGATAGCACAAATTCCTAACTTTAATCGCTTGTTGAAAAAGAACAACGTTGATTTTGAAATGGTCACCGCCGGTGAATATAAGCGCACACTGACGTTATTTGGTGAAAACACCGATAAAGGCAGAGAAAAGTTTAAGGAAGAAATAGAGCAAACCCATGGTTTGTTTAAGCAGTTTGTTGCTGATAATCGTAGCCAAGTCGCGATAGAGCAAGTAGCAACAGGTGAGCACTGGTTTGGTACTCAAGCGATGTCGCTTAACTTAGTGGATGAAGTATCGACCAGCGATGACTTGTTACTTTCATTAAACCAAGAACATCAGCTCTACAAAGTGAAATATAAAGCCAAACAAGGGGTGGCAGAAAAGTTAGGACTGCAGTTTGGTCAAGCATTTGAACGTGTTTCAATCCGCGCATTGAGCAAACTGAATTCCTCTAAATATTAA
- a CDS encoding phosphate/phosphite/phosphonate ABC transporter substrate-binding protein — MQKLLLLMCALASFFTTAVELSFAFVPQQSAAKLARNWQPIIDYINAHTGDHYVFKTAKDIPTFESRVLAGEYDIAYMNPYHFVVFNEHAGYQAIAKQKDKRIKGIIVVAKDAGISQLEQLQDNVIAFPAPAAFAASILTRAELSARGVAFQPRYVSSHDSVYLNVAKGFAAAGGGVMRTFNNTDAAVRDQLRVLWTSEGFTPHAFAAKSTVPESTKARLLAALLSLNDSEQGKALLQAVNFNGISPATNEDWSDVKSLGIDTLIGINH, encoded by the coding sequence ATGCAAAAGCTACTCCTACTCATGTGCGCTCTGGCTAGTTTCTTTACAACGGCAGTCGAATTGAGTTTTGCCTTTGTGCCACAGCAATCTGCAGCGAAATTAGCAAGAAATTGGCAACCCATTATTGACTATATTAATGCCCATACTGGCGATCATTATGTCTTTAAAACGGCCAAAGACATACCTACCTTCGAGTCCAGAGTGTTGGCCGGTGAATACGATATCGCTTATATGAATCCATATCATTTTGTGGTCTTTAACGAGCATGCTGGTTATCAAGCGATAGCAAAACAAAAAGACAAACGCATCAAAGGCATCATTGTGGTGGCAAAAGACGCAGGCATTTCACAGTTAGAGCAACTACAAGATAATGTTATTGCTTTTCCAGCGCCGGCGGCCTTTGCTGCAAGCATCTTGACTCGAGCTGAGCTCAGTGCCAGAGGTGTTGCCTTTCAACCAAGGTATGTTTCATCTCATGATTCGGTCTATTTAAATGTCGCCAAAGGATTTGCGGCGGCAGGTGGCGGTGTGATGCGGACGTTCAACAATACCGACGCGGCAGTTCGTGATCAGTTGCGGGTACTGTGGACCAGCGAAGGCTTCACACCACACGCTTTTGCTGCGAAAAGCACCGTACCCGAGAGTACCAAAGCGCGTTTGCTTGCCGCGCTGTTGTCTTTAAATGACTCAGAGCAGGGCAAAGCACTACTGCAAGCGGTTAACTTTAACGGTATTAGCCCAGCAACGAATGAAGACTGGTCAGACGTTAAATCCTTAGGCATAGACACGCTCATTGGTATCAACCACTAA
- a CDS encoding sensor histidine kinase, with protein sequence MAKVSLRIKTMIGTAVIEAVLLTVLIFVVIDFMMESANDAMNKRATTTTQLFASATKDALLSFDLATLDSFTQELLQNPDILYVKVLNTDKQIMSFAGDQFYLQRQFNEDNLVETVSDGVFDVKGDISEGTTQFGSVQIGIDIGAINSLLAKLKRWTISIALIEMFFVAVFSYVLGVYLTQNLYRLKAQAHRITENIHAGRFDFSWSAIRSQDELEELSNAFDELSQTLSEEHQRRSEYEAELKSLNVNLERLVAQRTAELKQQNLELEQRNQALAAAQKQLVNAEKMASVGQLAAGVAHEINNPLGFVMSNLEVMQHYHQEYMALTQQAQQEIPASDYQQALHTLLKEKDFTYINQDTSELLQESVTGLQRVTAIVKDLKQFSRADVDERQACDINNCIKTTLNLVENELKYHVRVITDLTELPAVEANTGKLIQVFTNLFVNAAQAMFEEGELKISTALVDDEVVINVADNGVGIDDKVINKIFDPFFTSKPVGQGTGLGLSISYDIIREIGGDISVASKEGVGTCFTITLPVAHQAIECNARQVGD encoded by the coding sequence ATGGCTAAAGTGTCATTAAGAATTAAAACCATGATAGGCACCGCTGTGATTGAGGCTGTGTTGTTGACGGTGCTGATTTTTGTGGTGATTGATTTTATGATGGAATCGGCCAACGATGCCATGAATAAGCGGGCGACGACCACCACGCAATTATTCGCCAGTGCCACCAAAGATGCTTTGTTATCCTTTGATTTAGCTACCCTAGACTCGTTTACTCAAGAGTTATTGCAAAACCCTGATATTTTATACGTAAAAGTACTCAACACAGATAAACAAATCATGTCTTTTGCAGGGGATCAATTCTATCTGCAGCGCCAATTTAATGAGGATAACTTAGTCGAAACGGTTAGTGACGGTGTCTTTGATGTCAAAGGCGATATTTCTGAAGGCACCACGCAATTCGGCAGTGTGCAAATTGGGATTGATATCGGTGCAATTAACTCCTTACTGGCGAAATTAAAACGTTGGACAATTTCAATTGCCTTAATTGAGATGTTTTTTGTTGCCGTATTTTCCTACGTATTAGGCGTTTATTTAACCCAAAATTTATACCGATTAAAAGCCCAAGCTCACCGTATTACGGAGAATATTCATGCTGGGAGGTTCGATTTCTCTTGGTCTGCAATACGTAGTCAAGATGAACTGGAAGAGCTATCAAATGCCTTTGATGAGCTATCGCAAACACTGTCGGAAGAGCACCAGCGGCGGTCAGAATATGAGGCGGAGCTTAAGTCACTAAATGTTAACTTAGAACGCTTAGTCGCGCAAAGAACCGCTGAGTTAAAGCAGCAAAACCTCGAACTCGAACAGCGAAACCAAGCTCTTGCAGCGGCGCAAAAACAGCTTGTCAACGCCGAAAAAATGGCGTCTGTGGGGCAATTGGCTGCTGGTGTTGCCCATGAGATTAACAACCCACTGGGTTTTGTTATGAGTAATCTCGAGGTGATGCAGCATTATCATCAAGAGTACATGGCGTTAACTCAACAAGCGCAACAAGAAATCCCCGCGAGTGACTATCAGCAGGCACTGCACACCTTGCTAAAAGAAAAAGACTTCACCTATATCAACCAAGATACGTCTGAGTTGTTACAAGAGTCGGTGACAGGGTTGCAGCGGGTCACAGCGATTGTGAAAGACTTAAAGCAATTTTCCCGTGCCGATGTGGATGAACGGCAAGCCTGTGACATTAACAATTGCATTAAAACCACCTTGAACCTAGTGGAAAATGAGCTTAAATACCATGTTCGTGTGATAACCGATTTAACTGAGTTACCTGCCGTGGAAGCCAATACTGGCAAACTAATACAAGTGTTCACCAATCTGTTTGTTAACGCAGCGCAAGCAATGTTTGAGGAAGGGGAACTTAAGATATCCACCGCGTTAGTCGATGATGAGGTGGTGATTAACGTGGCCGATAATGGCGTTGGTATCGATGATAAAGTGATTAATAAAATTTTTGATCCCTTTTTCACTTCCAAACCCGTGGGGCAAGGCACGGGCCTTGGCTTATCAATTAGCTACGATATTATCCGTGAAATTGGTGGCGACATTAGTGTAGCGAGCAAGGAGGGAGTAGGTACCTGCTTTACCATAACGCTTCCTGTTGCGCACCAAGCAATTGAATGTAATGCGCGGCAAGTAGGTGATTAA
- a CDS encoding sensor histidine kinase: MELRLHRTEQLTILLLVGMVSLAISATDWLQRGMVISANLFAAALAAVVLLYWLPMITAYVTIVRLKLRLWLLQLLTFYIAMVIGCWCWGQLRSHLLGTEELGLFAALGIALPWSSGIYLMVTFYLSQQSLKQEKQQRQLAEIKLLHSQLNPHFMFNSLNTIAAFADTSPSTTQKLVHNLAAVLRYSMQYSTTAAKAQTQVTLADELVALNQWCEIEQCRFGKDLVVTFDIDERLLNLMLPPMMLQPIVENAIKHAKHKPLHVTVSVQQQKQHAQFTVMDNGIGFSDKALAEVGRSGYGLSITRSRLQLEAAANLAIGNRPDGGAEVSFMLPVEVVND; encoded by the coding sequence ATGGAATTGCGTTTACATCGAACAGAGCAGCTGACTATTTTACTGCTGGTTGGCATGGTAAGCCTTGCTATTAGTGCCACAGATTGGCTACAGCGCGGCATGGTTATATCGGCGAATTTATTTGCCGCGGCGCTGGCAGCGGTAGTGTTACTGTATTGGCTGCCAATGATCACTGCCTATGTGACAATCGTTAGGCTCAAACTGCGCTTGTGGTTGTTGCAGTTGCTCACCTTTTATATTGCCATGGTGATAGGTTGCTGGTGCTGGGGGCAGCTTCGCAGCCACTTACTCGGCACCGAGGAGCTGGGTTTATTTGCAGCCCTAGGTATTGCCTTACCTTGGTCAAGTGGTATTTATCTGATGGTAACGTTTTACCTGTCGCAGCAAAGTCTTAAACAAGAAAAACAGCAGCGCCAACTGGCCGAAATTAAGTTGTTACACAGCCAGCTTAATCCCCACTTTATGTTTAATAGCCTCAATACCATTGCCGCATTTGCTGACACTTCGCCAAGCACGACCCAAAAATTAGTTCATAACTTGGCGGCGGTATTGCGCTATTCAATGCAGTATTCAACAACCGCTGCCAAGGCTCAGACCCAAGTGACTTTGGCTGATGAGCTGGTGGCATTAAATCAGTGGTGTGAAATAGAGCAATGTCGCTTTGGCAAAGACTTGGTGGTTACTTTTGATATTGACGAAAGGTTACTAAATTTAATGCTTCCCCCGATGATGCTGCAGCCAATTGTGGAAAACGCCATTAAACATGCTAAGCACAAACCTTTGCATGTCACCGTGTCTGTGCAACAGCAAAAGCAACATGCTCAGTTTACTGTGATGGATAATGGTATTGGCTTTAGTGACAAGGCGTTAGCTGAGGTTGGTCGTTCGGGTTATGGTCTTTCAATTACGCGTTCAAGGCTTCAGCTTGAAGCCGCAGCGAACTTGGCTATAGGCAACCGCCCCGATGGTGGTGCAGAGGTCAGTTTCATGCTTCCTGTGGAGGTGGTAAATGATTAA